From one Bacteroides fragilis NCTC 9343 genomic stretch:
- a CDS encoding DNA gyrase/topoisomerase IV subunit A — protein sequence MSEENNEITEGHSDYKPADSHNESIKHQLTGMYQNWFLDYASYVILERAVPHINDGLKPVQRRILHSMKRMDDGRYNKVANIVGHTMQFHPHGDASIGDALVQLGQKDLLVDCQGNWGNILTGDGAAAPRYIEARLSKFALDVVFNPKTTEWKLSYDGRNKEPITLPVKFPLLLAQGVEGIAVGLSSKILPHNFNELCDASISYLRNEEFKLYPDFQTGGSIDVSKYNDGERGGAVKIRSKINKVDNKTLAITEIPYGRTTTSVIDSILKAVDKGKIKIRKVDDNTAANVEILVHLAPGTSSDKTIDALYAFTDCEVSISPNCCVIDDQKPHFLTISHVLRKSADNTLSLLRQELEIKKDELQENLHFASLEKIFIEERIYKDKEFEQSKDMDAACEHIDRRLTPFYSQFIREVTKDDILRLMEIKMGRILKFNSDKAEEAIARMNEDIAEINNHLANIVEYTIQWYRMLKEKYGKNFPRRTELRNFDTIEAAKVVEANEKLYINREEGFIGTSLKKDEFVACCSDIDDVIIFYRDGRYMVTPVADKKFVGKNVIYVNVFKKNDKRTIYNVAYRDGAEGTHYIKRFAVTSIVRDREYDVTQGKPDSRISYFSANPNGEAEIIKVTLKPNPRVRRIIFERDFSEVTIRSRQSQGVILTRLPVHKIVLKQRGGSTLGGRKVWFDRDVLRLNYDGRGEYLGEFQSDDNILVVLNTGEFYTSNFDLSNHYEDNVSIVEKFDPNKIWTVALYDADQQNYPYLKRFCFEATTRKQNYLGENKHNRLILMTDEYYPRLEIIFGGHDSFRDPVVVDAEEFIAVKGFKAKGKRLTTYTVETINELEPTRFPDPPQNNEEDDTGEEPENLDPDSDKTENDILDEMTGQMKLF from the coding sequence ATGAGCGAAGAGAACAACGAGATTACGGAAGGACATTCTGACTATAAGCCGGCGGACTCACATAACGAAAGCATTAAACATCAACTTACAGGAATGTACCAGAATTGGTTTCTGGACTATGCTTCATACGTTATCCTCGAGCGAGCCGTGCCCCACATCAATGACGGACTGAAACCGGTGCAACGCCGCATCCTGCACTCCATGAAACGCATGGACGACGGGCGGTACAATAAGGTGGCCAACATCGTAGGACATACCATGCAGTTTCACCCTCATGGCGATGCATCCATCGGTGACGCATTGGTACAGCTGGGGCAGAAAGACCTGTTGGTTGACTGCCAGGGAAACTGGGGTAATATCCTTACCGGTGACGGTGCTGCTGCTCCTCGTTATATTGAAGCACGCTTGTCGAAGTTTGCACTCGATGTAGTATTCAACCCCAAAACCACCGAATGGAAGTTGTCGTACGACGGACGCAACAAGGAGCCTATTACCTTACCGGTAAAGTTCCCGCTTTTGCTGGCGCAAGGTGTAGAGGGTATCGCCGTAGGACTTTCATCCAAGATACTGCCACACAACTTCAACGAACTGTGCGACGCATCCATCAGCTATCTGCGTAACGAGGAATTCAAACTATATCCCGACTTCCAGACCGGAGGTTCTATTGACGTATCGAAATACAACGACGGCGAACGCGGTGGAGCAGTCAAGATACGGTCTAAGATCAATAAAGTAGACAACAAGACGCTGGCTATCACCGAAATCCCTTATGGCAGAACCACGACTTCGGTCATCGACTCCATCCTGAAAGCTGTTGATAAAGGAAAGATAAAAATACGCAAGGTAGACGACAATACGGCGGCCAACGTCGAGATTCTGGTCCACCTGGCACCGGGCACCTCGTCCGATAAGACAATCGATGCCCTTTATGCATTTACGGACTGCGAAGTGAGCATCTCGCCCAACTGCTGCGTCATTGACGACCAGAAACCGCACTTCCTCACCATCAGCCATGTGTTGAGAAAGTCGGCCGACAATACATTGTCCCTGCTCCGCCAGGAACTGGAAATCAAGAAAGACGAACTACAGGAAAACCTGCATTTCGCCTCACTTGAAAAGATATTCATCGAAGAACGTATTTATAAAGATAAAGAGTTCGAACAATCCAAAGACATGGATGCCGCCTGCGAACATATCGACCGACGGTTGACTCCTTTCTATTCACAATTCATACGCGAAGTGACAAAGGACGATATCCTCCGCCTGATGGAAATCAAGATGGGGCGTATCCTGAAGTTCAACTCCGACAAGGCTGAAGAGGCGATCGCCCGCATGAACGAAGATATTGCCGAGATCAACAACCACTTGGCCAATATCGTGGAATATACCATCCAATGGTACCGAATGCTGAAAGAGAAATATGGCAAAAACTTCCCCCGTCGCACAGAGTTGCGCAACTTCGACACCATCGAAGCCGCTAAGGTAGTGGAAGCCAACGAAAAACTCTATATCAACCGTGAAGAAGGCTTCATCGGAACGTCCTTAAAGAAGGACGAATTCGTGGCATGCTGTTCGGATATCGACGATGTGATTATATTCTATCGCGACGGACGTTACATGGTGACTCCGGTAGCCGACAAGAAGTTTGTGGGCAAAAACGTGATTTACGTCAATGTCTTTAAGAAGAATGACAAACGTACCATCTACAACGTAGCCTACCGTGACGGCGCAGAGGGAACACATTACATCAAACGGTTTGCAGTCACTTCCATCGTGCGTGACCGTGAATACGACGTGACTCAAGGCAAGCCCGATTCACGCATTTCCTACTTCAGCGCCAACCCCAATGGGGAAGCGGAAATTATCAAAGTCACCTTGAAACCGAATCCGCGTGTACGACGCATCATCTTCGAACGTGACTTTAGTGAAGTGACCATTCGCAGCCGGCAAAGCCAAGGCGTCATCCTGACACGCCTGCCGGTACACAAAATTGTTTTGAAACAACGGGGTGGTTCCACACTGGGCGGACGTAAAGTATGGTTTGACCGTGACGTGCTCCGTCTCAACTACGACGGACGAGGCGAATATCTGGGTGAATTCCAGAGCGACGACAACATTCTGGTTGTACTGAATACCGGAGAATTTTATACTTCGAACTTCGACCTGAGCAATCACTACGAAGACAATGTAAGCATCGTCGAGAAGTTCGATCCCAATAAGATATGGACAGTTGCCCTTTACGATGCCGACCAGCAGAATTATCCGTACCTGAAACGTTTCTGCTTTGAAGCCACTACACGCAAACAGAATTACCTGGGCGAGAACAAACACAATCGCTTGATCCTGATGACAGACGAGTATTATCCAAGATTGGAAATCATCTTCGGAGGCCATGACAGTTTCCGTGACCCTGTTGTCGTCGACGCCGAAGAGTTCATTGCCGTCAAAGGTTTTAAAGCGAAAGGGAAACGCCTCACGACTTATACGGTAGAAACCATCAATGAACTGGAGCCAACCCGCTTCCCCGATCCGCCACAAAACAACGAAGAAGATGACACCGGGGAAGAGCCGGAAAATCTGGACCCGGACAGTGATAAAACAGAAAACGACATACTCGACGAAATGACCGGACAGATGAAACTGTTTTAG
- a CDS encoding glycine--tRNA ligase: protein MAQEDVFKKLVSHCKEYGFVFPSSDIYDGLGAVYDYGQMGVELKNNIKKYWWDSMVLLHENIVGIDSAIFMHPTIWKASGHVDAFNDPLIDNKDSKKRYRADVLIEDQLAKYDDKINKEVAKAAKRFGEAFDEAQFRSTNGRVLEHQAKRDALHERFAKALNDNNLEELRQIIVDEEIACPISGTKNWTEVRQFNLMFSTDMGSTADGSMKIYLRPETAQGIFVNYLNVQKTGRMKVPFGIAQIGKAFRNEIVARQFIFRMREFEQMEMQFFVRPGSELEYFKKWKEIRLKWHKALGFGDDHYRFHDHDKLAHYANAATDIEFLMPFGFKEVEGIHSRTNFDLSQHEKFSGKSIKYFDPELNESYTPYVIETSIGVDRMFLSIMSAAYCEEQLENGESRVVLKLPAALAPVKLAVMPLVKKDGLPEKAREIIDNLKFHFHCQYDEKDSIGKRYRRQDAIGTPYCVTVDHQTLEDNCVTLRNRDTMEQERVAISELNNIIADRVSITSLLKTIQ from the coding sequence ATGGCACAAGAAGATGTTTTTAAGAAGTTAGTATCACATTGCAAAGAATACGGTTTTGTGTTCCCCTCAAGCGATATCTACGACGGACTGGGCGCGGTGTATGACTACGGACAGATGGGTGTTGAACTGAAAAACAATATTAAAAAATACTGGTGGGACAGCATGGTGTTGCTGCACGAAAACATTGTCGGTATTGACTCTGCAATCTTTATGCACCCTACCATCTGGAAGGCTTCCGGACATGTGGATGCATTTAACGATCCGTTGATTGATAATAAAGACTCTAAAAAACGCTACCGTGCCGATGTGCTGATTGAAGATCAATTGGCTAAGTACGATGATAAGATTAATAAAGAGGTGGCCAAAGCTGCCAAAAGATTTGGTGAAGCTTTCGACGAAGCTCAGTTCCGCAGCACCAATGGGCGTGTTCTTGAGCATCAGGCAAAGCGTGATGCATTGCACGAACGTTTCGCAAAAGCGCTGAACGATAACAATCTGGAAGAGCTCCGTCAGATCATTGTTGACGAAGAAATAGCTTGCCCGATTTCCGGTACTAAGAATTGGACAGAAGTTCGTCAGTTCAATCTGATGTTCTCTACCGATATGGGTTCTACTGCCGATGGTTCGATGAAAATCTATCTTCGTCCGGAGACGGCACAGGGTATCTTTGTCAATTATCTGAACGTACAGAAGACCGGCCGCATGAAAGTTCCTTTCGGTATCGCTCAGATCGGTAAAGCTTTCCGTAACGAGATTGTAGCCCGTCAGTTCATCTTCCGTATGCGTGAGTTCGAACAGATGGAGATGCAGTTCTTTGTTCGTCCGGGCAGCGAATTGGAATATTTCAAGAAATGGAAAGAAATTCGTTTGAAGTGGCACAAGGCACTGGGCTTTGGTGACGATCATTATCGTTTCCACGATCACGATAAATTGGCTCACTATGCAAACGCCGCTACTGACATTGAGTTCTTGATGCCATTTGGTTTCAAAGAAGTAGAAGGTATTCACTCCCGTACGAATTTCGACCTTTCTCAGCACGAAAAATTTTCGGGAAAGAGCATTAAGTATTTCGATCCGGAACTGAACGAATCGTATACTCCGTACGTAATCGAAACGTCGATCGGTGTTGATCGTATGTTCCTCAGTATTATGTCGGCTGCTTATTGCGAAGAGCAACTGGAAAATGGTGAAAGCCGCGTTGTATTGAAATTGCCTGCTGCATTGGCACCGGTGAAACTGGCTGTAATGCCGTTGGTAAAGAAAGACGGACTGCCTGAAAAGGCTCGTGAGATCATTGACAATCTTAAGTTCCACTTCCATTGCCAGTATGATGAAAAAGACAGTATCGGTAAACGTTACCGTCGTCAGGACGCCATCGGTACTCCGTACTGTGTGACTGTTGACCATCAGACATTGGAAGACAACTGTGTGACATTACGTAACCGCGACACTATGGAGCAGGAACGTGTGGCAATCTCTGAATTGAATAATATCATTGCCGACCGGGTAAGTATTACCTCGTTGTTGAAAACAATCCAATAA
- a CDS encoding FKBP-type peptidyl-prolyl cis-trans isomerase yields the protein MNKKIYLLPLLLLALIFVSCEETKEATKFDNWRARNEGYIDSLKTVFDEKTDPELKAFEPEINPKLRIYYKKKISNDTGAIPLYTDSVNVFYRGSFIFGETFDQNFTGADPGPFDSPTKFVIQTFITVGGVSGWAEILQRMRVGERWLVYIPWELAYGASGTDDIPGYSTLIFDMQLEEILDE from the coding sequence ATGAACAAAAAAATCTATTTATTGCCGTTGCTGTTACTGGCTCTTATCTTTGTTTCCTGTGAGGAGACGAAAGAAGCTACGAAGTTTGATAACTGGCGGGCACGTAACGAAGGATATATCGATTCTTTGAAGACGGTATTTGATGAAAAAACCGATCCGGAACTGAAAGCTTTTGAGCCGGAGATAAATCCGAAGTTACGGATTTATTATAAAAAGAAGATCTCGAATGATACAGGTGCTATTCCCCTTTATACAGATTCCGTGAATGTGTTTTATCGTGGAAGTTTTATTTTTGGCGAAACATTTGACCAGAACTTTACGGGAGCTGATCCGGGGCCTTTTGATTCACCTACTAAATTTGTTATCCAAACATTTATTACGGTTGGTGGTGTCTCCGGTTGGGCTGAGATATTGCAACGTATGCGTGTCGGAGAAAGATGGCTTGTTTATATTCCGTGGGAGTTGGCTTACGGAGCAAGTGGAACTGACGATATTCCAGGCTATTCAACGCTGATCTTTGATATGCAATTGGAAGAAATATTGGATGAATAA
- a CDS encoding DUF3244 domain-containing protein → MKKLTCLITLFLFISVGYINAETMASRKKIKMKVETQHHQRSLPPPCPAEAFICGNTVDLIFRETNKTAVVTIMNLDTGEAIHYNVSTNDCSISIDLGNNQSESNYNIELILDGKAYTGEFTTNEI, encoded by the coding sequence ATGAAAAAGTTAACCTGTCTAATTACCCTATTCTTATTCATTAGTGTTGGCTATATAAATGCAGAAACAATGGCCTCAAGAAAGAAAATTAAAATGAAAGTAGAAACTCAGCACCATCAACGTTCTCTGCCCCCACCTTGTCCCGCAGAAGCTTTTATCTGCGGAAATACGGTTGATCTTATTTTCAGAGAAACAAATAAAACTGCAGTTGTCACAATTATGAATTTAGATACGGGAGAAGCCATTCATTACAATGTTTCAACAAACGATTGTAGTATCTCTATCGATTTAGGCAACAATCAAAGTGAATCAAACTATAATATTGAATTAATACTGGATGGCAAAGCATATACCGGAGAATTTACAACAAATGAAATCTGA
- a CDS encoding tetratricopeptide repeat protein, giving the protein MRQYLLNIILLFLGFTIIYSCSRHQQINRTIFLADSIMEYQPDSAFKLLKTINQTDLSVSENAKYALLLAQAQDKAGHQLINDSLILIAINHYDHLSKDNNKAKAYFYLGRFYQNNNDYAKAINSYLIAEKATSDHDTLLTLIYDNLGTCYKNQDFYDKALEVYKDAYYIYKQYNSKNILYPLRGMASIYAIQEQFEKALKYYQTALTIASSTNDSTWQSILFCDISRIYDNKNLYEAAYSYIVRSIQYAPRSSDLSAMYFWKGEILHNLNQLDSAFYYINLAKKSSDLNTQASAYQALYEIKKEQGELNDAILYNDTSLILYDSIQDLNHSAEISHILKQHATETLQQAEVIKRQKHTAFLIVTTLLLIACITFIFLYKDNKRKKVYIKIQCELRNNQIEKDELKEKIKTLIDSNTYIAERNKELKKEELKQQQVELWKRTLQICTRLFHTSTSYKKLHAIETAKFKKEREEKQKEINSIQKEINEVFIEAIQKLREQYPKLTQEDLFYCILQYLRLSTSTIKFCMRVESNQALTQRKYRIKKQISPQTFSIIFNESSPSEGVL; this is encoded by the coding sequence ATGAGACAATATTTACTAAATATAATACTGTTATTTTTAGGATTCACTATCATTTATTCTTGTTCACGGCATCAGCAAATAAACAGAACCATCTTTCTAGCAGATTCCATTATGGAATATCAACCCGATAGTGCGTTTAAATTATTAAAAACAATAAATCAAACAGATTTATCTGTTTCAGAAAACGCAAAATACGCATTATTATTAGCACAAGCACAGGATAAAGCCGGCCATCAATTAATCAACGATTCATTAATTTTGATTGCTATAAATCATTATGATCACTTATCAAAAGATAACAATAAAGCAAAAGCATACTTTTATTTAGGACGATTTTATCAAAACAATAATGATTATGCAAAAGCCATTAACTCTTATCTCATTGCAGAAAAAGCAACATCAGATCATGACACATTATTAACTTTGATATACGATAATTTGGGTACATGCTATAAAAACCAAGATTTTTATGACAAAGCCTTAGAAGTATATAAAGACGCATACTACATTTATAAACAATACAATAGCAAGAATATCCTATACCCACTTCGAGGAATGGCAAGCATATATGCTATTCAAGAACAGTTTGAGAAAGCTCTTAAATATTACCAAACAGCTCTCACCATTGCATCAAGTACCAATGACTCTACATGGCAGTCTATCTTATTTTGTGATATTTCCCGGATTTATGACAATAAAAACCTCTATGAAGCGGCATATAGTTATATAGTACGCTCTATTCAATATGCTCCACGCAGTAGCGATCTATCTGCTATGTATTTTTGGAAAGGAGAAATATTACACAATCTGAATCAATTGGATTCTGCTTTTTATTATATCAATTTAGCTAAAAAAAGTTCAGACTTAAATACACAGGCATCGGCATACCAAGCTCTATATGAAATAAAAAAAGAACAAGGAGAATTAAATGATGCAATTCTATACAATGACACGTCTCTCATTCTATATGATTCTATACAAGATTTAAACCATAGTGCGGAAATCAGTCACATACTAAAGCAACATGCGACAGAGACATTACAACAGGCCGAAGTTATAAAACGGCAAAAGCATACAGCTTTTCTTATTGTAACTACATTATTACTCATTGCGTGTATCACATTTATCTTTCTTTATAAAGATAATAAAAGAAAAAAAGTATACATTAAAATACAATGTGAATTAAGAAATAACCAAATAGAAAAAGATGAATTAAAAGAGAAAATCAAAACGCTAATTGATAGTAATACATATATTGCGGAAAGGAATAAAGAATTAAAAAAAGAAGAACTAAAGCAGCAACAAGTTGAATTATGGAAAAGAACACTTCAAATATGTACACGACTATTTCATACTTCCACATCATATAAAAAATTACATGCAATAGAAACAGCCAAATTTAAAAAAGAAAGAGAAGAAAAACAGAAAGAAATTAATTCCATACAGAAAGAGATAAACGAAGTTTTCATCGAAGCAATTCAGAAGTTACGAGAACAATATCCAAAACTAACACAAGAAGACCTCTTCTATTGCATTCTACAATATTTGCGTCTATCTACCTCTACAATCAAATTTTGTATGAGAGTTGAAAGTAACCAAGCACTCACCCAAAGAAAGTATCGCATAAAAAAACAAATCAGTCCCCAAACCTTTTCTATAATCTTTAATGAAAGCTCTCCTTCAGAAGGAGTTTTATGA
- a CDS encoding pyridoxamine 5'-phosphate oxidase family protein: MEYINDLIRRKDRLLSEDEAMSLLENGEYGVLSISSTEEGVYGIPINYVWDKQQSIYFHCAPEGHKLCILQNCNQASFCVVGRTRVVSNQFSTEYESIVINGTMICQLEETEKRKALELLLDKYSPEDKKVGLKYIEKSFHRTHVLKLVIKVISGKCKKINQPCQDY, encoded by the coding sequence ATGGAATATATCAACGATTTAATCCGACGGAAAGACCGCCTTTTATCGGAAGACGAAGCAATGAGTTTACTTGAAAATGGAGAATACGGAGTGTTATCTATTTCTTCAACTGAAGAAGGTGTTTATGGCATTCCCATTAATTATGTATGGGATAAACAACAGTCTATCTATTTTCATTGTGCTCCCGAAGGGCATAAGCTTTGTATACTTCAAAACTGTAATCAGGCATCGTTTTGCGTGGTAGGACGCACGCGCGTTGTTTCCAATCAATTTAGTACCGAGTATGAAAGTATTGTGATTAACGGGACTATGATTTGTCAGTTAGAAGAAACTGAGAAGCGAAAGGCATTGGAACTTCTGCTTGATAAATATTCTCCAGAAGATAAAAAGGTGGGGTTGAAGTATATAGAAAAGTCTTTTCATCGTACCCACGTCTTGAAACTTGTTATTAAAGTAATATCCGGTAAGTGTAAGAAAATAAATCAGCCCTGTCAGGATTATTAA